From Companilactobacillus heilongjiangensis, one genomic window encodes:
- a CDS encoding Ltp family lipoprotein, with the protein MLFLALIPMAVLSLRTTSTNNTSTRTEVAVPKHGKLVLKQAQNYVDVMHISKQDLADQLSAKHYSKAAINYAISHVKTNYDKNALLKGKEYSDSQNMSKQGIYDQLISKGKFTVKQAQYAVDNLQVDYNQNALITAKNYQRDLGFSPAKIREVLISDKNEKFTPAEANYAIQHLND; encoded by the coding sequence TTGCTTTTTTTAGCATTGATTCCAATGGCTGTTTTATCATTGCGGACTACTAGTACTAACAACACTTCAACTCGAACGGAAGTGGCGGTTCCCAAACATGGCAAGTTGGTTCTCAAGCAAGCCCAAAACTACGTTGACGTAATGCATATCTCAAAACAAGATTTAGCGGATCAACTGTCAGCTAAGCACTATTCGAAGGCCGCAATTAACTATGCCATAAGTCATGTGAAAACTAACTATGATAAGAATGCTTTATTAAAGGGTAAGGAGTATTCTGATTCTCAAAATATGTCAAAGCAAGGTATTTATGATCAATTAATTAGCAAAGGTAAATTCACTGTTAAACAGGCTCAATATGCGGTGGATAATTTGCAAGTTGATTATAATCAGAATGCTTTGATTACGGCTAAAAATTATCAGCGCGACTTGGGTTTCTCCCCTGCTAAGATTCGGGAAGTCCTGATTTCTGATAAAAATGAGAAGTTTACGCCGGCAGAAGCTAATTATGCTATCCAACATTTGAATGATTAA
- a CDS encoding heavy metal-binding domain-containing protein yields MEKSEILVTTTEHVPGHDYEIIGEVFGLTTQSKNVVRNIGAGFKNIVGGEIKAYTELLTEARDIAIDRLRQNALDMGADGVVMMRFDSDSISADMETVAAYGTAVKFK; encoded by the coding sequence ATGGAGAAGAGCGAGATATTAGTGACTACAACTGAACACGTACCGGGACATGACTACGAAATTATCGGTGAAGTCTTTGGTTTGACGACTCAATCGAAAAACGTAGTTAGAAATATCGGCGCTGGCTTCAAGAACATTGTTGGTGGTGAGATCAAAGCTTACACAGAACTATTGACTGAAGCTCGTGACATTGCAATTGACCGTTTACGTCAAAATGCTTTGGACATGGGAGCTGACGGAGTAGTTATGATGCGTTTTGATTCTGACTCAATCAGTGCAGACATGGAGACAGTTGCAGCGTATGGTACCGCAGTAAAATTTAAGTAA
- a CDS encoding C69 family dipeptidase: protein MALEYNKSSLSACTSILIGKKATVDGSTIIGRNEDAKASWPKHFVIHEHKEFTDDQKFVSKANDFQMDLPKIRYKYSATPEWTFKEGLFEEDGFNEYGVGMSATESAYSNQRVLGVDPLDENGIGEEAMITVVLPYVKTAREGVLRLGKIIEDHGTCETNGVLFSDKDEVWYFESGSGHYWVAQRIPDDSYAVVANQLAIQEIDFNDSDNFLYRKDIKEFVSGNHLNTRPDGFNFREIFGTHDLSDEIYSTPRVWWGQQQFSGPTDESPESEDLAFVKKANRLLSVDDAQDYLASHYQKTEFDPLNKSANNKRYRPISLAKTQESHVLQIRPDMAPEIACVQWLAMGVASQSVYVPFYMGMTDTPAEYQVGELPYDSKSAYWTYKLAGVLLDGHYKELGKDFQAKQKDINITLRKKLNDFDREALSKDDDKLPNYLTEASFEMAKISLDGYKELIAQLITDSTDFSPLNFKTDMNL, encoded by the coding sequence ATGGCATTAGAATATAATAAAAGTTCTTTATCAGCTTGTACTAGTATTTTAATTGGTAAGAAAGCAACCGTTGATGGTTCAACTATCATCGGCAGAAACGAAGACGCCAAAGCATCATGGCCAAAGCACTTTGTTATTCATGAACATAAAGAATTTACTGATGATCAAAAATTCGTTTCTAAAGCCAATGACTTTCAAATGGACCTGCCTAAAATTCGCTATAAATATTCTGCCACTCCTGAATGGACCTTTAAAGAAGGATTATTTGAAGAGGATGGTTTTAACGAATATGGCGTTGGAATGAGTGCTACTGAAAGTGCTTATTCAAACCAACGTGTATTAGGCGTTGATCCTCTTGATGAAAATGGTATTGGCGAGGAAGCCATGATCACAGTTGTTTTGCCTTATGTTAAAACCGCTCGGGAAGGTGTTTTACGACTAGGTAAAATTATAGAAGATCATGGTACTTGTGAAACTAACGGAGTGCTCTTCTCTGATAAAGATGAAGTTTGGTATTTCGAAAGTGGATCAGGTCACTATTGGGTTGCACAACGTATCCCCGACGATAGTTACGCAGTGGTTGCCAACCAACTAGCTATTCAAGAAATTGATTTTAATGATTCGGATAACTTTTTATATCGTAAAGATATTAAAGAATTTGTTTCTGGAAATCATTTGAATACTAGACCTGATGGATTTAACTTCAGAGAAATCTTCGGGACACATGATTTATCTGATGAGATTTACAGCACGCCACGTGTTTGGTGGGGTCAACAACAATTCTCAGGTCCAACTGATGAAAGTCCTGAGAGTGAAGATTTAGCTTTTGTTAAAAAAGCCAATCGTTTGTTGAGTGTTGATGATGCGCAAGATTATTTGGCATCACATTATCAGAAGACTGAGTTCGATCCTTTGAATAAGTCTGCTAATAATAAGCGTTACCGTCCAATTAGTTTAGCTAAAACTCAGGAGTCTCACGTCTTACAGATCAGACCTGATATGGCCCCTGAAATCGCCTGTGTTCAGTGGTTAGCCATGGGTGTCGCTTCACAGAGTGTTTATGTGCCATTCTATATGGGGATGACAGATACACCTGCAGAGTACCAAGTTGGTGAACTTCCATACGATAGTAAGTCAGCTTATTGGACGTATAAATTAGCCGGAGTTTTATTAGACGGTCACTACAAAGAACTTGGAAAAGATTTCCAAGCCAAGCAAAAGGACATCAATATCACACTTCGTAAGAAGTTAAATGATTTTGATCGGGAAGCCTTGAGCAAAGATGATGATAAATTACCTAATTATTTAACCGAAGCTTCATTTGAAATGGCAAAAATTTCACTTGACGGCTATAAAGAGCTAATTGCTCAATTAATTACGGACTCGACTGATTTTTCACCTCTAAACTTCAAGACAGATATGAATTTATAG
- the yjeM gene encoding glutamate/gamma-aminobutyrate family transporter YjeM, translating to MNDGNSPTKTITLFGLIMMIFTAIFGFANTTVAYEQMGLASIVWYVFAALFFFLPVGFMMAEYGSAFNEAKGGIYSWIDGAVGAKWAFIGTFMWLASWEVWLVSTSSKVWIPLSTMFAGHDTTQTWGMFGLSATQIIGLLAVLWIVFVTYTASQGMDKISKVSNFGGIMTILLQVIFFFLSLAVLFMSGFHTAEPIHGLDTFIHSANPAFASPLGMVSFIVYAIFAYGGMESVGGVTDSMKNPKKDFPRGVLISAGVITLLYSLTILCWSMSANWNAVIAKGNVNLGNITYVMMSNLGYTFGTHIGLGSAAAITLGEWLARFTGFDMFILYMGAFFVLIYSPLKSFVLGTPKDFWPAKVTKLNKHGMPAYAMWVQAIVVIVLILIVDMGGKNAKALYNVLTLMANVSTTVPYLFLVGAYPFFNLNKDIEKPYLFYKNKKAMWTVSTIVFLVLAFAIIFTVLQPIMEGAYTDALWTLIGPVVFGLVGFILYYRYEHKEHAKATSGIDAEND from the coding sequence ATGAATGATGGTAATTCGCCGACAAAAACAATCACATTATTTGGGTTAATAATGATGATTTTCACGGCGATCTTTGGATTTGCTAATACAACTGTAGCTTATGAGCAGATGGGATTAGCAAGTATTGTGTGGTATGTATTTGCTGCCTTATTCTTCTTCCTACCTGTAGGATTTATGATGGCAGAGTATGGTTCCGCTTTTAACGAAGCAAAGGGTGGAATTTATTCTTGGATTGATGGAGCCGTTGGTGCTAAATGGGCCTTTATTGGTACATTTATGTGGCTAGCTTCATGGGAAGTTTGGCTAGTGTCAACTTCTTCAAAAGTTTGGATTCCTTTGTCAACAATGTTTGCCGGTCACGATACAACGCAAACTTGGGGCATGTTTGGACTTTCAGCAACACAAATTATCGGTTTGCTAGCTGTACTTTGGATTGTGTTTGTTACATACACAGCTTCACAAGGTATGGATAAGATTTCAAAGGTTTCAAATTTCGGGGGAATTATGACAATTCTTTTGCAAGTCATTTTCTTCTTCTTGAGTTTGGCAGTTCTATTTATGTCAGGTTTTCACACTGCAGAACCAATTCACGGATTAGATACATTTATCCATTCAGCTAATCCAGCATTTGCATCTCCACTTGGCATGGTTTCATTCATCGTTTATGCAATCTTTGCTTACGGTGGTATGGAATCTGTCGGTGGTGTTACTGATAGTATGAAGAATCCTAAGAAAGATTTCCCACGTGGTGTTTTGATTTCAGCAGGTGTTATTACATTGCTTTACTCACTAACAATTCTCTGCTGGTCAATGAGTGCTAACTGGAATGCTGTTATTGCTAAAGGTAACGTTAACTTGGGTAATATTACTTATGTTATGATGAGTAACCTTGGTTATACTTTCGGTACACATATTGGATTAGGTAGTGCTGCCGCTATCACTTTAGGTGAGTGGTTGGCTCGATTCACTGGATTCGATATGTTCATCCTTTACATGGGTGCATTCTTCGTCTTGATCTATTCACCATTGAAGTCTTTCGTATTGGGTACTCCCAAAGATTTCTGGCCTGCAAAGGTAACTAAGTTAAACAAACATGGTATGCCAGCTTATGCTATGTGGGTACAAGCTATCGTTGTTATCGTCCTTATCTTAATCGTTGATATGGGTGGTAAAAATGCCAAGGCACTTTATAACGTTTTGACATTGATGGCTAACGTTTCAACAACTGTACCTTACTTATTCTTGGTAGGTGCATATCCATTCTTTAACTTAAATAAAGATATTGAAAAACCATATTTATTCTATAAGAACAAGAAAGCTATGTGGACAGTTTCAACGATCGTCTTCTTAGTTTTAGCGTTCGCAATTATCTTTACCGTATTACAACCAATCATGGAAGGTGCTTATACAGATGCCCTTTGGACACTTATTGGACCAGTTGTCTTTGGACTAGTCGGATTCATTCTGTATTACAGATATGAACATAAGGAACATGCTAAAGCAACTTCTGGCATTGATGCCGAAAATGATTAA
- a CDS encoding SLAP domain-containing protein: MKRRIMVAATGLSAGTLVAMSVVNPRVVSDLIRVERVKAEETETPKDITKMIPDPELRAEIARELKIGADELKAEDLESSDLSQIYLFGDKYSSLEGIEHITELAELRIIQTSIKDISMVSQIKKLSIIQIQESKVTNFDVLSDVYDHHFKNPTNINVDQSVSVEEDVIYLNMNDLTFKLSPYIGENLENEITINEVVVNQVSIKDEKLDTIYYPDTREIVIDDLVNMTKNDNGTYSGQITINLLQKPPFKNQGWGNNGINTTIVQPYIINMPEVDPGVEPDEEISNIEKIKETNIMTDRDSLTIYNQYGKKVGTKNLTEEITDFTTNRVNEVNGVKYYEIGDNEWVEADKVKEFYFNDAYIQTHASSFKELTKLDSNPVTDRVLAKNSDWYSDRHVYLDDKLHYRVSTHEWVRDGHVVQYESVNGVVHATETASLYNSEGVKVTDRALAKGSTFFADKKATIDGKLMYRVATDEWVDADTVIFK; this comes from the coding sequence ATGAAAAGACGAATAATGGTGGCGGCAACAGGGTTGTCTGCTGGAACTTTAGTGGCTATGTCTGTGGTTAATCCTAGGGTAGTATCGGATTTGATTCGAGTTGAGCGGGTTAAGGCAGAAGAAACTGAAACTCCGAAAGATATTACTAAAATGATACCTGATCCTGAATTGAGAGCAGAAATTGCACGCGAATTGAAAATAGGGGCTGATGAGTTGAAGGCTGAGGATTTAGAAAGTAGTGATCTGAGTCAGATATACCTATTTGGAGACAAATACTCCAGTTTAGAGGGTATTGAGCATATCACTGAATTGGCAGAATTACGTATAATACAAACATCGATTAAAGATATTTCTATGGTTAGTCAAATTAAAAAATTGAGCATAATACAAATACAAGAGAGTAAAGTAACTAATTTTGATGTTTTATCTGATGTTTATGATCACCACTTTAAAAATCCAACCAATATAAATGTTGATCAGTCCGTAAGTGTGGAGGAGGATGTCATTTATTTGAATATGAATGACTTAACCTTTAAGCTTTCACCCTATATTGGAGAAAACTTAGAAAACGAGATAACAATCAATGAAGTAGTAGTTAATCAAGTTTCAATTAAAGATGAAAAATTGGATACTATATATTATCCAGATACAAGGGAAATTGTAATAGATGATTTGGTAAATATGACAAAAAATGATAATGGAACATATTCAGGCCAAATTACAATAAATTTATTACAGAAGCCACCCTTTAAAAATCAGGGATGGGGTAATAACGGAATCAACACTACAATTGTCCAACCTTATATTATAAATATGCCGGAGGTTGATCCAGGTGTTGAACCGGATGAAGAAATCTCGAATATCGAAAAAATTAAAGAAACCAATATTATGACCGATAGGGATTCATTAACTATCTACAATCAATATGGGAAGAAAGTGGGTACAAAAAACCTTACAGAAGAAATAACTGATTTTACTACAAATAGAGTAAACGAGGTTAATGGCGTTAAGTATTATGAAATTGGCGATAATGAATGGGTAGAGGCAGATAAGGTTAAAGAATTCTACTTCAATGATGCCTATATTCAAACTCATGCAAGTTCATTTAAGGAACTAACCAAATTAGATTCAAATCCTGTTACGGATAGAGTCTTAGCAAAGAATTCTGATTGGTATTCGGATCGGCACGTATATTTAGACGACAAGCTGCATTATAGAGTTTCAACACATGAATGGGTGCGGGATGGTCATGTTGTACAGTATGAAAGTGTTAATGGTGTTGTACATGCTACTGAAACTGCATCACTTTATAACAGTGAAGGTGTGAAAGTAACTGACCGTGCACTGGCCAAGGGCTCAACGTTCTTTGCCGATAAGAAAGCAACAATCGATGGTAAATTGATGTATCGTGTAGCAACCGACGAATGGGTTGATGCAGATACAGTTATATTCAAATAA
- a CDS encoding SLAP domain-containing protein, which produces MIIYKLRHVKKITTKEVKIMKRRIMVAATGLSAGTLVAVSVVNPRLVSDLVRVELVKAEYEEWKGEVLIEEPEILTLTSNTWKFDLGPFLSSNARIIGGYNGQNNVEVCIETSEGIKSYGTASAGIIEIQNIMEKSDMVEEQLTKVYSGTLIVKFQEEHNVSGDRREVTVKQSYQIRKTEGIQFEEYNKVEINEGDELNLDQLVKYAHDEFGADIKHSIKYSDDSKIVDSSIPGVYPIRLIFDGYGGGFSCTVTVKENGDTKEPIEPIIKTKDVNLDYGEKWSNELGFDYAKDGEGKSIPIDDLYIVGGDKIDPFSPNIYYVKYYYKEDPDIFATSIVTVGEKTETSETDTDDENTGSGAGGNKTSNIKEIGATNIMTDKESINIYDQNGIKTGEKSLSDQTTDFVTNEENEVDGNKYYSIGNNEWVMAKDVKLFNFSDSNVQTHGDSFKGLTKLNSGAVTDRGLEKTTDWYTDRTAYFENELHHRVATHEWVHDDHVVKYQSVSGLVHTDETAQLYSSQGEKWTDRALAKNAIFFTDKKAMINGKLMYRVATDEWVDADTVTFK; this is translated from the coding sequence ATGATTATTTACAAGTTAAGACATGTTAAAAAAATCACAACAAAGGAAGTGAAGATTATGAAAAGACGAATAATGGTGGCGGCAACTGGGTTGTCTGCTGGAACTTTGGTGGCTGTGTCTGTGGTTAATCCTAGATTGGTGTCGGATTTGGTTCGAGTTGAGCTTGTTAAGGCTGAATATGAAGAATGGAAGGGTGAGGTTCTTATTGAAGAACCGGAAATATTAACATTAACAAGTAATACTTGGAAGTTTGATTTAGGTCCGTTTTTAAGTTCAAACGCCCGTATTATTGGAGGTTATAATGGGCAAAATAACGTAGAGGTCTGTATTGAAACAAGTGAAGGAATTAAAAGTTATGGAACTGCAAGTGCTGGAATAATAGAGATTCAGAATATTATGGAAAAGTCTGATATGGTAGAAGAACAATTAACAAAGGTATATTCAGGAACTCTGATTGTTAAGTTTCAAGAAGAACATAATGTTTCAGGCGATAGAAGAGAAGTTACAGTTAAACAGTCATATCAAATTAGGAAAACTGAAGGTATTCAGTTTGAAGAATATAATAAGGTTGAGATAAATGAAGGTGATGAGTTAAATTTAGACCAGTTAGTAAAATATGCTCACGATGAATTCGGAGCAGATATAAAACACAGCATAAAGTATAGCGATGACAGTAAGATAGTTGACTCTTCGATACCTGGTGTATATCCTATTCGGCTTATTTTTGATGGTTATGGTGGCGGATTTAGTTGTACTGTTACAGTTAAAGAAAACGGGGACACTAAGGAACCTATTGAGCCAATAATTAAAACAAAAGATGTTAATTTGGATTATGGTGAAAAATGGAGTAATGAGCTCGGTTTTGATTATGCTAAGGATGGCGAAGGTAAGTCAATTCCTATTGATGATTTATATATTGTCGGTGGAGACAAGATAGATCCGTTCAGCCCAAACATTTATTATGTTAAATATTATTACAAAGAGGATCCCGATATTTTTGCTACTTCCATTGTAACAGTTGGAGAGAAGACAGAAACTTCAGAAACTGACACAGATGATGAAAATACGGGTTCTGGAGCAGGCGGTAATAAAACTTCCAATATCAAAGAAATTGGTGCAACCAATATCATGACTGACAAAGAATCAATAAATATCTACGATCAAAATGGAATAAAAACTGGTGAAAAATCACTTTCAGATCAAACAACAGACTTTGTTACAAATGAAGAGAATGAGGTTGATGGTAATAAATATTATAGTATTGGCAACAATGAATGGGTAATGGCGAAGGATGTTAAATTATTCAACTTCAGCGATTCCAATGTTCAAACTCACGGAGATTCATTTAAGGGATTGACTAAGTTAAATTCAGGCGCTGTTACAGATAGAGGCTTAGAAAAAACAACTGATTGGTATACTGACCGAACTGCATATTTTGAAAATGAATTGCATCATAGGGTTGCAACTCACGAGTGGGTACATGATGACCATGTTGTTAAATACCAAAGTGTCAGTGGTCTTGTGCACACCGATGAGACTGCACAGCTTTATAGCAGTCAGGGTGAGAAATGGACTGACCGTGCATTAGCTAAAAATGCAATATTCTTCACAGATAAGAAAGCTATGATCAATGGAAAATTAATGTATCGTGTGGCAACCGATGAGTGGGTTGATGCAGATACAGTTACATTCAAATAG
- a CDS encoding PTS mannose/fructose/sorbose/N-acetylgalactosamine transporter subunit IIC gives MTVSIGIILVLCVYVSLAVLDQISMQLGPYSPLFGGAITGLVMGDLKTGLMVGATLQLMTLGVATFGGATVPDFLTGSVMGTAYAILANKGASYGIGLAVPIGLLLTQTDILARMANTYFQHRADKFAAEGNYRKVEMQNIWGMIPWIVSRVIPVAIGLFFGQSVVSAINSFIPMWFMDGLKTAGAILPAMGIAILMRYLPIKKYFPFFIIGFVMMAYGGKSFSILGAALVGLAMAAIYVIFKKQPATTSTDVSSSTESDDDDEVEIDD, from the coding sequence ATGACAGTTTCTATCGGTATTATTTTAGTTTTATGTGTTTATGTCAGTTTGGCTGTTTTGGATCAAATATCCATGCAACTTGGTCCTTATTCACCACTATTTGGTGGAGCTATTACTGGTTTGGTAATGGGGGATTTGAAGACTGGTTTGATGGTCGGAGCCACCTTACAATTGATGACTTTAGGGGTTGCCACTTTCGGTGGTGCGACTGTTCCTGATTTTCTAACTGGATCAGTTATGGGAACGGCTTATGCGATTTTAGCAAATAAAGGTGCTTCATATGGTATTGGATTAGCAGTTCCAATTGGTTTGCTGTTAACACAAACAGATATTCTAGCTCGTATGGCAAATACATATTTCCAGCACCGTGCAGATAAGTTTGCTGCAGAAGGTAATTATCGAAAAGTTGAAATGCAAAATATTTGGGGAATGATTCCTTGGATTGTATCACGTGTTATTCCAGTTGCAATCGGATTGTTCTTTGGTCAAAGCGTAGTTTCAGCAATTAACAGTTTTATTCCAATGTGGTTCATGGATGGCTTAAAGACAGCTGGTGCAATTCTTCCAGCAATGGGTATTGCAATCTTGATGCGTTATCTTCCAATTAAAAAATATTTCCCATTCTTCATCATTGGTTTTGTAATGATGGCTTATGGTGGTAAAAGCTTTTCAATCTTAGGAGCAGCTTTGGTTGGATTGGCAATGGCAGCAATTTACGTAATCTTCAAAAAACAACCAGCCACAACTTCTACAGATGTAAGTTCAAGTACGGAATCTGACGATGATGACGAGGTAGAAATCGATGACTAA
- a CDS encoding PTS system mannose/fructose/sorbose family transporter subunit IID: MTKLTDKDIKKVYWRNLFGLQWGWNYERMQGLGYSWVVMPALKVLYKDDKEAMKTALKTQLGFFNTSQPMSHLIIGADLGIEEKTGMSDPEAIVGLKTGLMGPFAGVGDTIFLAIYRAIVFSIASYMALSGSTLGMLLPIVAGLAILWVRYKFTWIGYNQGTKLATEFAGRMKTLTEGASILGLTVVGALIPSVINYSLDLKYKMGKVTLNIDDMLNQILPALVPLAIVMFSYWLLGKKKMNSTRLIFVLIALGMVLGNLKRIFGM, encoded by the coding sequence ATGACTAAATTAACAGATAAAGATATTAAAAAAGTTTATTGGCGTAATTTATTTGGACTTCAATGGGGCTGGAACTATGAAAGAATGCAAGGCCTAGGTTATTCATGGGTCGTAATGCCAGCGTTGAAGGTTTTATACAAAGATGATAAAGAAGCAATGAAGACAGCTTTAAAGACACAATTAGGATTCTTCAATACTAGTCAACCAATGTCACATTTGATTATCGGAGCCGACCTAGGTATTGAAGAGAAGACAGGGATGAGTGATCCAGAAGCAATCGTTGGTTTGAAGACTGGTTTAATGGGTCCCTTCGCCGGTGTCGGAGATACAATTTTCTTAGCAATTTATCGTGCCATTGTATTTTCAATCGCATCATATATGGCACTATCTGGTTCAACTTTAGGGATGTTGTTGCCTATCGTGGCTGGTCTAGCAATTCTTTGGGTAAGATATAAGTTCACTTGGATTGGTTATAACCAAGGTACTAAATTGGCAACGGAATTTGCTGGTCGAATGAAGACATTGACTGAAGGGGCATCAATATTAGGATTAACGGTTGTTGGTGCTTTGATCCCATCAGTTATTAATTACTCCCTTGACCTTAAATACAAAATGGGAAAAGTTACTTTAAATATTGATGATATGTTAAACCAAATCTTGCCTGCTTTAGTTCCATTAGCCATTGTTATGTTTTCATACTGGCTTTTAGGTAAGAAGAAAATGAATTCAACTAGATTGATTTTTGTATTAATTGCTTTAGGAATGGTTCTTGGAAATCTAAAACGTATTTTTGGAATGTAA
- a CDS encoding PTS system mannose/fructose/N-acetylgalactosamine-transporter subunit IIB has product MTIIHARVDERLIHGQVATVWTNLLGANRIIVVNDKVVHDKMQINALKLARPTGVKLSILSINKGIENLQNGKYDGDNAFLITRNIQDMKTLIDGGVDLKQFNVGNISSKPGSKAIKKSVALTEEDIEDLRELLGNGVKITAQMVPGESDASIETFLK; this is encoded by the coding sequence ATGACAATTATTCACGCAAGAGTTGACGAACGTTTAATTCACGGCCAAGTGGCAACAGTCTGGACCAATCTTTTAGGAGCTAACCGTATTATTGTAGTAAATGACAAGGTAGTTCATGACAAAATGCAAATCAATGCTTTGAAATTGGCTCGTCCAACTGGAGTTAAATTATCAATTCTTTCTATTAATAAAGGTATTGAGAACCTGCAGAATGGAAAGTATGATGGTGATAATGCCTTCTTAATTACACGTAATATTCAAGACATGAAAACATTGATTGACGGTGGAGTCGATCTAAAACAATTCAATGTAGGTAACATTTCATCAAAGCCAGGTTCTAAAGCAATCAAGAAATCAGTTGCATTAACTGAGGAAGATATTGAAGATCTTCGTGAACTGCTAGGTAATGGAGTTAAAATTACAGCGCAAATGGTGCCTGGTGAAAGTGATGCCTCTATTGAAACGTTCTTAAAATAA
- a CDS encoding MurR/RpiR family transcriptional regulator, with the protein MILETIEQRYKSLSKQQKLLATYILRNPKDILNLTSKELGEKSGVSTATVVRFAQQLDLDSFSDLKISIASQLSSGKVIVDTVIEKDDTSKIMSEKLEQVYDSSIQKSLAMINENDLNKAVELLNEATHVYLLGVGTSGLIAYDLYHKLNRYGIKTFYETDAHMNLEFLTNATKDDVVVAISYSGKTREVSIGSEYAKEHHIPVIAITREDTPLFSSSDICLTIPDNERTIRVAAIASKISTMYITDLLFISVMQLRYGEMKESAIRTNHLINKLKEK; encoded by the coding sequence GTGATTCTAGAAACAATTGAGCAACGATATAAGTCATTAAGCAAACAACAAAAATTATTAGCAACATATATTTTGAGAAATCCCAAAGATATTTTGAATCTGACTTCGAAAGAATTAGGTGAGAAGAGTGGCGTTTCAACAGCTACAGTAGTCCGTTTTGCGCAACAATTAGACTTGGATTCATTTTCAGATTTAAAAATTTCCATTGCTAGTCAATTATCATCTGGAAAAGTGATTGTTGATACAGTGATTGAAAAAGATGATACTTCAAAGATTATGTCTGAGAAACTTGAACAAGTATATGATTCCAGTATTCAAAAATCATTGGCAATGATAAATGAAAATGATTTGAATAAAGCAGTCGAATTATTAAATGAAGCAACACATGTTTATTTACTGGGTGTGGGAACTTCAGGACTAATTGCCTATGATCTTTATCATAAATTGAACCGTTATGGAATTAAGACTTTTTATGAAACTGATGCGCATATGAATTTGGAATTTTTGACTAATGCTACTAAAGATGATGTTGTTGTTGCAATTTCTTATTCTGGAAAAACTAGAGAAGTTAGTATCGGATCTGAATATGCTAAAGAACACCACATACCTGTGATAGCAATAACTAGAGAGGACACACCACTGTTTAGTTCAAGTGATATCTGCTTAACAATTCCAGATAATGAACGGACTATTCGTGTGGCAGCTATTGCTTCAAAGATTTCTACTATGTATATAACGGATCTTTTATTTATAAGCGTCATGCAATTAAGATATGGTGAGATGAAAGAATCAGCCATTCGAACGAATCATTTAATCAATAAATTAAAAGAAAAATAG